From Paenibacillus physcomitrellae, the proteins below share one genomic window:
- a CDS encoding response regulator transcription factor, with protein sequence MKRKVLLVEDDALMREFITDYFKKEDWDVYEAENGVAALQLFAETKMDLVILDIMMPELDGWSTCREIRRESNVPIIMITARTEDDDQLLGFELGADEYVTKPLSPRVLVARAAALMKRAEGSGQNQGDLFVQGRLSVNKQSHVVTVAGNKVNLTPKEYDLLLFLISHYGKVMPREYILDSVWGYDYFGDLRTVDTHIKKLRAKLGEEGRYIGTVIRSGYKFEGDL encoded by the coding sequence TTGAAGCGAAAAGTATTGCTGGTGGAAGACGACGCGCTGATGCGCGAGTTTATCACCGATTATTTCAAGAAGGAAGATTGGGACGTTTATGAAGCGGAAAATGGGGTGGCGGCGCTCCAGTTGTTCGCCGAGACGAAAATGGATCTGGTCATCCTCGACATTATGATGCCTGAGCTCGACGGGTGGTCTACCTGCCGGGAAATCCGCCGGGAATCCAATGTGCCGATCATTATGATTACGGCCAGAACGGAGGACGACGACCAGCTGCTCGGATTTGAACTCGGCGCGGATGAATATGTCACCAAACCCCTGAGTCCGCGAGTGCTGGTGGCCCGGGCGGCAGCGCTGATGAAGCGGGCCGAAGGCAGCGGGCAGAACCAAGGTGATTTGTTCGTCCAGGGAAGGCTTTCGGTCAACAAACAATCGCATGTGGTAACCGTAGCGGGAAATAAAGTCAATCTTACGCCCAAAGAATACGATTTGCTGCTGTTTCTGATCAGCCATTACGGCAAGGTGATGCCGCGGGAATATATTTTGGACAGCGTATGGGGCTACGATTACTTTGGGGATTTACGTACGGTCGATACGCATATCAAGAAGCTGCGGGCCAAGCTGGGGGAAGAAGGCCGGTATATCGGCACGGTTATTCGCTCCGGCTATAAGTTTGAAGGCGACCTATGA
- a CDS encoding sensor histidine kinase: protein MSMRGVVFKLFAVTSALILVLFSLVMLLESLFFERFYRSSKIHDLSQNMQVFARQLQQEDKGGSEQEMDRMLGTFMNRNDASTALLNGEFNRVAINPYFIQLRTADKSVTVLFPSEGMTVRDLQLNIQPGDQLVVDGIYMDEKDTVLHPVEFQPSGAEPGEGLMRVSGTVTDLILPEQRSFNPYYQDALVDNALRDLAPQSQPDNQLSDGNLLRREWTDEWSGVEYAVLIQPLPELQTQSGEQRYLLAMTSLQPVGEAVGTLKQYFVYAAPAILLLVVLLSLIYSRIVSRPLVKLNRLSERLARLDFSAQPDIRSRDEFGTLSRNLVSLSRNLDETLRELSRTNWQLKKDVAEKERSEQLRRELIANLSHELKTPLGIVKGFAEGLQDDVAEEKRERYLALIVHETDRMNALILEMLELSKYELKAVKLHTEVFPLTELIETMAASFSQQMEKKGLTFRMETQGGGAERYVTGDPGKLEQVILNLLSNAVRHASPNSTIYVEVGAGDAGTLTVWIENTGAPIAEEDLDRIWDHFYRVERSRDRKSGGTGLGLAIVKHILELHGSRYGAVNTAKGVAFYFTLQEFKGDDYEDEYEYK from the coding sequence ATGAGCATGCGCGGCGTTGTATTCAAGCTGTTTGCCGTGACCTCCGCTCTCATTCTGGTTCTGTTCTCCCTGGTGATGCTGCTGGAGAGCTTGTTCTTTGAGCGGTTCTACCGCTCCAGCAAGATCCACGATTTGTCGCAAAATATGCAGGTCTTTGCCCGGCAGCTGCAGCAAGAAGACAAGGGCGGCAGTGAGCAGGAGATGGACCGAATGCTGGGGACCTTCATGAACCGCAATGATGCCAGCACAGCCCTGTTGAACGGGGAATTCAACAGAGTAGCTATTAATCCTTATTTTATTCAGCTTCGGACGGCTGATAAATCCGTCACCGTGTTGTTCCCGTCTGAAGGAATGACTGTCCGCGATTTGCAGCTGAACATCCAACCGGGCGACCAGCTGGTCGTGGACGGTATCTACATGGATGAGAAGGACACCGTGCTGCATCCGGTGGAGTTTCAGCCATCCGGGGCAGAGCCGGGGGAAGGGCTGATGCGGGTCTCCGGGACGGTGACCGATCTGATCCTGCCGGAGCAGCGCTCGTTTAATCCGTATTATCAGGATGCGCTGGTGGATAACGCGCTGAGAGATCTTGCGCCGCAAAGCCAGCCGGATAACCAGCTTAGCGATGGGAATCTCCTTAGGCGGGAGTGGACGGATGAATGGAGCGGTGTTGAATATGCGGTGCTCATCCAGCCGTTGCCTGAGCTGCAGACGCAGAGCGGGGAACAGCGTTACCTGTTGGCCATGACCTCGCTGCAGCCGGTCGGGGAAGCCGTAGGGACGCTCAAACAATATTTTGTGTATGCGGCTCCGGCCATTCTGCTGCTTGTGGTCCTGCTGTCCCTGATCTATTCCCGCATCGTATCGCGGCCGCTGGTCAAGCTGAACCGATTGTCCGAGCGGCTGGCCAGGCTGGATTTCTCGGCACAGCCGGATATTCGTTCCCGTGATGAATTCGGCACCTTGTCTCGCAACCTGGTTTCGCTGTCCCGCAATCTGGATGAGACTCTCCGGGAGCTTTCGCGGACCAACTGGCAGCTTAAGAAGGACGTGGCAGAGAAAGAACGTTCCGAGCAGCTCCGCAGAGAGCTGATCGCTAATCTGTCTCATGAGCTGAAGACCCCTTTGGGCATTGTAAAAGGGTTCGCCGAAGGGCTTCAGGATGACGTGGCTGAAGAGAAACGCGAGCGTTACCTCGCTTTGATCGTCCATGAGACGGATCGGATGAACGCCTTGATCCTCGAAATGCTCGAGCTGTCCAAATATGAACTGAAGGCCGTGAAGCTGCATACGGAAGTGTTCCCGCTGACAGAGCTGATAGAGACGATGGCAGCATCCTTCTCGCAGCAGATGGAGAAGAAAGGGCTGACATTCCGGATGGAGACACAAGGCGGGGGCGCAGAGCGTTACGTAACCGGAGACCCCGGCAAGCTGGAGCAGGTTATTCTGAACCTGTTAAGCAATGCCGTAAGGCATGCAAGCCCGAATAGCACGATCTATGTAGAGGTTGGAGCGGGCGATGCAGGAACCCTTACGGTCTGGATCGAAAATACCGGAGCTCCCATTGCGGAAGAAGACCTTGATCGGATCTGGGATCATTTCTACCGCGTGGAGCGCTCCAGGGACCGGAAGTCCGGTGGGACAGGGCTGGGGCTTGCGATCGTCAAGCATATTCTGGAGCTGCACGGCAGCCGGTATGGCGCGGTAAATACCGCAAAGGGCGTTGCCTTTTATTTTACCTTGCAAGAATTCAAAGGAGATGACTATGAAGATGAATATGAATATAAATAG
- a CDS encoding aldo/keto reductase, whose product MEYTYLGRTGMKVSTLCLGTMNFGVDTEEKEAFRIMDAALDAGITFFDTANIYGWGENSGLTETIIGKWFAQGGGRREKVVLATKVHGQMHDASDGPNDERGLSLYKIRRHLEGSLRRLQTDHIELYQMHHIDRRTSWEELWSGFEAMVNQGKVDYIGSSNFAGWHLAKAQAAAEKRNFLGLVSEQHLYNLVNRNAELEVLPAARDYGLGVVVWSPLAGGLLGGSALKADKGKRTSHAQEKIERHRQQLEQYAKLCDELGESQANVALAWLLANPAITAPIIGPRTIEQLENTLRAVEIKLDQATLDELDRIFPGPGGAAPEAYAW is encoded by the coding sequence ATGGAATATACTTATTTAGGCAGAACAGGAATGAAGGTCAGCACCTTGTGTCTTGGAACGATGAATTTCGGCGTAGATACGGAAGAGAAGGAAGCTTTTCGCATCATGGATGCCGCGCTTGATGCGGGAATTACTTTTTTTGATACAGCAAATATTTACGGCTGGGGGGAGAACTCCGGGCTGACAGAGACGATTATCGGAAAATGGTTTGCCCAAGGCGGCGGACGGCGCGAGAAGGTTGTGCTGGCTACCAAGGTTCATGGACAAATGCATGATGCCAGCGATGGTCCGAATGACGAGCGCGGCTTGTCCCTGTACAAAATCCGCCGTCACCTCGAAGGTTCCCTTCGCCGGCTGCAGACGGATCACATTGAGCTTTACCAGATGCACCATATTGATCGCCGCACCTCTTGGGAAGAGCTGTGGAGCGGATTTGAAGCGATGGTGAACCAGGGCAAGGTCGATTATATCGGCTCAAGCAACTTTGCCGGCTGGCATTTGGCGAAAGCGCAGGCCGCCGCGGAGAAACGGAATTTCCTGGGGCTTGTCAGCGAACAGCATTTGTACAACCTTGTGAACCGCAATGCGGAGCTTGAAGTGCTTCCTGCGGCTCGGGATTACGGTCTGGGTGTCGTGGTCTGGAGTCCGCTTGCGGGCGGCCTGCTCGGCGGCAGCGCACTTAAGGCGGATAAAGGTAAACGTACAAGCCATGCTCAAGAGAAGATTGAACGTCATCGCCAGCAGCTGGAGCAGTATGCGAAGCTATGCGACGAACTCGGCGAGTCGCAAGCCAATGTGGCTTTGGCCTGGCTGCTGGCCAACCCGGCGATCACAGCGCCGATTATCGGGCCAAGAACGATTGAGCAGCTGGAGAATACGCTTCGTGCTGTAGAGATCAAGCTGGATCAAGCGACGCTGGATGAGCTGGACCGCATTTTCCCGGGGCCTGGGGGCGCTGCACCGGAAGCTTACGCCTGGTAA
- a CDS encoding low molecular weight protein-tyrosine-phosphatase, producing the protein MTTDQQHKDKIGVLFVCLGNICRSPMAEAMFRHLVQQEGLADRFNIDSAGTGDWHTGNPPHQGTRTILDRYGISYEGLRARQVAANDFSDFDYIIAMDDSNVSNLRKLMKGTSTEVIKLLDLVPDVKLKDVPDPYYTGNFDETYELVGKGNKALLEHIRREHNL; encoded by the coding sequence ATGACAACGGATCAACAACATAAAGACAAGATCGGGGTCTTATTTGTATGTCTCGGCAACATTTGCCGTTCGCCGATGGCCGAGGCGATGTTCCGCCATCTGGTTCAGCAGGAAGGACTTGCGGATCGCTTCAACATCGATTCGGCCGGAACCGGCGACTGGCATACCGGAAATCCCCCGCATCAGGGTACGCGGACTATTCTGGACCGGTACGGCATTTCCTATGAGGGGCTGCGGGCGAGACAAGTAGCTGCCAATGATTTTTCAGACTTCGATTATATTATTGCAATGGACGACTCCAACGTGAGCAATCTGCGCAAGCTGATGAAAGGCACCTCCACCGAGGTCATCAAGCTGCTGGATCTCGTTCCCGATGTGAAGCTGAAAGATGTACCGGACCCTTATTATACCGGCAATTTCGACGAGACTTACGAGCTGGTAGGCAAGGGAAACAAGGCTTTACTGGAACACATCCGGCGTGAGCATAATTTGTAA
- a CDS encoding copper homeostasis protein CutC → MLLEVIATCIEDAVTAEQGGADRIELITAIGEGGLTPGIGMVKQVVRSIRIPVHVMVRPHSRSFVYSQPDQEVMAEEIKAIRQAGAAGIVIGALTPAGRIDRAALERWLPLAEGMNVTFHRAFDELADLTGGLAELKAYPQINRVLTSGGVMPAPQAIPVIADLVRLSRQPDASLAQESPAGSGQEGQTQTRQERPVILAGHGLTIEGIADFVQAAGVAEVHFGTSVRRDGDGLKEIDPERLRKLVKRLKG, encoded by the coding sequence ATGCTGCTCGAAGTCATCGCAACGTGCATCGAAGATGCCGTCACCGCCGAACAAGGCGGGGCGGACCGGATCGAACTTATCACCGCCATCGGCGAAGGCGGGCTGACGCCCGGAATCGGCATGGTCAAGCAGGTGGTGCGGTCCATCCGGATTCCGGTTCACGTTATGGTCCGTCCGCACAGCCGCTCCTTCGTGTATAGCCAGCCGGATCAGGAAGTCATGGCGGAGGAGATCAAAGCGATCCGGCAGGCTGGAGCCGCCGGCATCGTTATCGGTGCTTTAACGCCGGCGGGGCGGATCGACCGGGCTGCGCTGGAGCGCTGGCTGCCGCTGGCGGAAGGGATGAATGTGACCTTCCACCGCGCTTTTGACGAGCTGGCTGACTTGACCGGCGGGCTGGCGGAGCTGAAGGCTTACCCGCAGATCAACCGGGTGCTGACCTCGGGAGGTGTGATGCCGGCTCCGCAGGCCATTCCTGTGATTGCCGATTTGGTGCGGCTGTCCAGGCAGCCTGACGCCAGCCTGGCGCAGGAAAGCCCCGCAGGGTCCGGGCAAGAGGGCCAGACCCAGACTCGGCAGGAACGGCCGGTCATTTTGGCAGGACACGGTCTTACGATAGAAGGCATCGCCGATTTCGTCCAGGCCGCCGGTGTGGCTGAGGTGCATTTCGGAACGTCGGTGCGGCGGGATGGAGACGGTTTAAAGGAGATCGATCCGGAGCGGCTGCGGAAGCTCGTTAAGAGACTTAAAGGTTAA
- a CDS encoding SDR family NAD(P)-dependent oxidoreductase: MNRYAFVTGADRGLGLALVKGLLARGYTVFAGQYMPQWTELAELKQEQGDSLLLVPLDIGSGYSVGEAAKQVAAVTDRLEMLINAAAILGDTDATVEDELDFEEMQRVYNVNTLGSLRVTSALISHVLNSEGKLVVNISSEAGSAEDSERTSWFAYCMSKSAVNMQSKLIFNRIAPKGGKVLVVHPGWVRTYMSGTLSTEGELSSDESAAAILQLADERLQPGYRQKELSLIDYSGRQMNW; the protein is encoded by the coding sequence TTGAACAGGTATGCATTTGTAACCGGAGCTGACCGGGGCCTCGGGCTGGCGCTGGTGAAAGGGCTGCTGGCACGGGGATACACCGTGTTTGCCGGTCAATACATGCCGCAGTGGACGGAGCTCGCCGAACTGAAGCAGGAGCAGGGGGATTCGCTCCTGCTTGTCCCGCTTGATATTGGAAGCGGATACAGTGTTGGCGAGGCGGCGAAGCAGGTTGCTGCCGTTACGGATCGGCTGGAGATGCTGATCAATGCCGCGGCCATTTTGGGCGATACTGATGCGACCGTGGAGGACGAACTGGATTTTGAAGAGATGCAGCGGGTTTATAATGTTAATACGCTGGGTTCGCTGCGGGTTACGAGTGCGTTGATCAGCCATGTGCTTAATAGCGAAGGCAAGCTTGTCGTGAATATTTCCTCGGAAGCCGGAAGCGCCGAGGACAGCGAACGCACCAGCTGGTTTGCTTACTGCATGTCCAAATCGGCGGTGAACATGCAGTCCAAGCTGATTTTCAACCGGATTGCCCCTAAGGGAGGCAAGGTGCTGGTTGTACATCCGGGCTGGGTGCGGACTTATATGTCCGGCACGCTCAGCACGGAAGGCGAATTGTCGTCCGATGAATCGGCTGCTGCTATTTTGCAGCTGGCCGATGAGCGTTTGCAGCCTGGATATAGGCAGAAGGAGCTGTCGCTGATCGATTACAGCGGAAGGCAGATGAACTGGTAG
- a CDS encoding DUF4179 domain-containing protein has protein sequence MSTRSEVDDVQDVQLERIEQLIRNTPMAIDLTEPTMERYKNSNDSPGARHDKRQIITAIIASAAAFFIIVISGSFVSPTMAASIKHGLASIFNLSDDLGLKSAEDNGLVTHLEAKDTHQGLTLKVPLVTYDGSRVAIGLEQEQGQEQEQEQEQQQAAFGETDSEDGIINRISDIDLFIDGKSIQTFAPDSSNSIGILQYPGKDNNSSIMEFSDLHNQGGKAFPSNFNLGLNIKVSGIEEPFRIHIPVERNTGNFLVLQPSVSKHYKNFDFTIDKIELSPLTTTITTHLRLLGDAEFDVPTRSMGIDVFDEKGNKFNLLSGNGWNATGGTELVTEYRFNPFPSTPQKIIIKPYFMRFKKDKTSFQLDEDGYPIVDYIPELEVTLLCPPESR, from the coding sequence ATGAGCACTCGTTCAGAGGTTGATGATGTTCAAGATGTTCAATTAGAACGGATAGAACAGTTAATCCGAAATACTCCGATGGCAATCGATCTGACTGAACCCACTATGGAACGCTATAAAAATAGTAACGATTCCCCTGGTGCTCGGCACGATAAACGTCAGATAATAACGGCGATAATAGCTTCGGCGGCCGCCTTTTTTATCATTGTGATTAGCGGTAGTTTTGTTTCTCCCACCATGGCTGCATCAATTAAACATGGACTTGCTTCTATCTTTAATTTATCCGATGATTTAGGTTTGAAGTCGGCTGAAGACAACGGTCTTGTCACGCATCTCGAAGCCAAAGATACACATCAAGGATTAACGCTCAAAGTACCCTTGGTAACCTATGACGGATCGCGTGTAGCCATTGGTTTGGAGCAGGAGCAGGGACAAGAACAGGAACAGGAACAGGAACAGCAGCAGGCCGCTTTTGGGGAAACAGATTCCGAAGATGGGATCATAAATCGAATAAGTGATATAGACCTGTTCATTGACGGGAAGTCCATACAAACCTTCGCTCCGGATTCCTCAAACTCAATAGGGATCCTTCAATATCCGGGTAAGGACAACAATTCTTCTATTATGGAATTTTCTGATCTTCACAACCAAGGAGGGAAGGCATTCCCTTCCAACTTCAATTTAGGTCTGAATATTAAAGTGTCAGGAATAGAGGAGCCCTTTAGAATCCATATCCCGGTTGAGCGAAATACAGGGAACTTTCTGGTTCTGCAGCCATCTGTAAGCAAACACTATAAAAATTTTGATTTCACCATCGATAAAATTGAGCTTTCTCCTCTTACAACCACAATAACAACGCATCTCAGGTTATTGGGAGATGCAGAGTTTGATGTACCAACAAGAAGTATGGGGATCGATGTGTTTGATGAGAAGGGAAATAAATTCAACCTGTTAAGCGGCAATGGATGGAATGCAACGGGGGGGACCGAATTAGTGACCGAATATCGCTTTAATCCATTTCCCTCCACTCCTCAAAAGATTATTATTAAACCTTATTTCATGCGATTTAAGAAGGACAAAACAAGTTTCCAGCTTGATGAAGACGGATACCCGATTGTCGATTATATTCCTGAACTAGAGGTGACGCTGCTTTGTCCACCGGAGTCTCGTTAA
- a CDS encoding ABC1 kinase family protein, whose amino-acid sequence MKAGKRVRHLLRYREIASALVRNGFGYIAHELGFPDHIPFKGRKEESHPKTRGERIRLILEELGPTYVKIGQIASTRPDLLPADIIAELEKLQDNVPPFSYEAAAAIVEEELGGTIEELFLDFARVPMAAASIGQVHEAVLPDGSRVAVKVQRPKVEQVIRTDLDILLELSRIAEERLEWAKHYRVREIAEEIAKVLNEELDYTLEARNGEKISAQSLQSGSVRTPNLYWEYCTRRVLTMEFLTGIKLTDAKRLEAAGVNRKQLASRIASVIFHQILVEGFFHGDPHPGNFLVLPGGELAMLDFGMVGRLSPSMKQHFASMVIALRSQSSKGIIRAIAAMGIVPDEVNESKLFDDVEQLRERYYNVPLSQISLGEAVNDMFRVAFRHRIMLPSELTLVGKALLTMEGVVTALDPDISVFDIAEPYGLQLLKERVNPVNVFKQWSDKIPDYWDLLTDVPKNIKILSTLVKKGKVQVELTVPELNAFLRRLDRVSNRVSFSIVLLSFSILMTGLIIASAMSSQQSVLWNFPVIEIGLIISGILVAWLILAIFRSGRF is encoded by the coding sequence ATGAAGGCGGGGAAACGGGTAAGGCATCTCCTCCGGTACCGGGAAATCGCATCGGCTCTGGTCCGCAACGGCTTCGGGTATATTGCCCATGAGCTGGGGTTTCCCGATCACATTCCGTTTAAGGGGAGGAAAGAAGAGTCCCATCCGAAGACGCGGGGCGAAAGGATCCGTCTCATTCTGGAGGAGCTCGGGCCAACCTATGTGAAGATCGGCCAGATCGCCAGCACCCGTCCCGATCTGCTTCCGGCTGACATTATTGCCGAGCTGGAGAAGCTGCAGGATAACGTGCCTCCCTTCTCTTACGAAGCCGCTGCGGCGATCGTGGAAGAAGAGCTCGGCGGTACTATCGAGGAGCTGTTCCTGGATTTTGCCCGCGTGCCTATGGCGGCGGCCTCCATCGGACAGGTGCATGAGGCCGTGCTGCCAGACGGTTCCAGAGTGGCGGTTAAGGTGCAGCGTCCTAAAGTGGAGCAGGTGATCCGGACCGATCTGGATATCCTTCTGGAACTGTCCCGTATAGCCGAAGAGAGGCTGGAATGGGCGAAGCATTACCGGGTCAGGGAAATTGCTGAGGAAATCGCCAAAGTGCTGAACGAGGAACTCGACTACACGCTTGAAGCGAGGAACGGGGAGAAGATTTCAGCCCAGAGCCTGCAGTCCGGCAGCGTCAGAACTCCGAATTTGTACTGGGAATACTGTACCCGCAGGGTGCTGACGATGGAATTCCTGACCGGCATTAAATTAACCGATGCCAAAAGGCTGGAGGCTGCCGGCGTAAACCGCAAGCAGCTGGCAAGCCGCATTGCGTCGGTCATTTTCCATCAGATTCTGGTCGAAGGGTTCTTTCATGGGGACCCTCATCCCGGCAATTTCCTGGTGCTGCCCGGCGGCGAGCTGGCGATGCTGGATTTCGGGATGGTCGGAAGGCTGTCGCCGAGTATGAAGCAGCATTTTGCCTCCATGGTAATTGCGCTGCGGAGCCAAAGCTCCAAAGGGATTATAAGAGCGATTGCCGCAATGGGCATCGTTCCTGACGAAGTTAATGAGTCCAAGCTATTTGATGATGTTGAGCAGCTAAGAGAACGATATTATAACGTTCCGCTCAGCCAGATCAGCCTGGGGGAAGCGGTGAACGACATGTTCCGGGTTGCCTTTCGGCACCGGATCATGCTGCCTTCCGAGCTGACGCTGGTGGGTAAGGCATTGCTGACGATGGAAGGAGTAGTCACGGCCTTGGACCCTGACATCAGCGTGTTCGATATTGCCGAGCCCTACGGCTTACAGTTACTGAAGGAACGGGTTAATCCGGTTAACGTCTTCAAGCAATGGTCGGACAAAATCCCGGACTACTGGGACCTGCTGACCGATGTGCCCAAGAACATCAAGATCTTAAGCACGCTGGTCAAGAAAGGCAAAGTACAGGTCGAGCTTACCGTTCCGGAGCTTAACGCTTTTCTACGCAGGCTGGACAGGGTAAGCAACCGGGTCTCTTTCAGTATCGTCCTGTTGTCCTTCAGTATTTTGATGACGGGTCTCATCATCGCCTCCGCGATGAGCAGCCAGCAGTCGGTGCTGTGGAATTTCCCGGTGATCGAGATCGGCCTGATCATTTCAGGCATTCTGGTGGCCTGGCTGATCCTGGCGATCTTCAGGTCCGGACGTTTTTAA
- a CDS encoding phasin family protein has protein sequence MKDLFNRAVSLGLGVAAQSKEQIEKAVEELVKKGEITRGESSDVVNDLVAKGQEARRNLETMVNERVQKMTGAHHYATKEQVEELLRRIELLEQKVFAQNPGLTGTQAQAPAGDSAEGGASAPVQELADDLQKPDDRL, from the coding sequence ATGAAGGATCTGTTTAACCGAGCGGTATCACTCGGACTGGGTGTAGCGGCACAAAGCAAGGAGCAAATTGAGAAAGCGGTGGAGGAGCTCGTCAAGAAAGGCGAAATCACCCGAGGCGAATCGTCGGACGTAGTCAATGATCTGGTTGCTAAAGGCCAGGAGGCCCGGCGGAATCTGGAGACTATGGTCAATGAACGCGTCCAGAAGATGACAGGAGCTCATCACTATGCAACAAAAGAGCAGGTTGAGGAGCTGCTGAGACGGATTGAACTGCTGGAGCAAAAGGTTTTTGCGCAAAATCCTGGGTTGACTGGAACGCAGGCACAGGCGCCGGCGGGAGATTCCGCGGAAGGGGGAGCTTCGGCTCCGGTTCAAGAGCTGGCAGACGATCTGCAGAAACCGGACGACCGCCTATAA
- a CDS encoding ThuA domain-containing protein, with amino-acid sequence MTVKTLLLGDQAEAPYHPLGAVRETLTALLGTDYQVEATEERARLAADRLTLSEYGLCISYTDSWKRVPHARETAGLIQYVAGGGGLLAIHNGISLQAAPELAQLIGGKFTGHPKYTGLEFRPTEAEHPASSGLKGFTMDEEPYRFELDPLAQIEVLLTYSHEGQDWPAAWARNYGLGRVVFLMPGHHLPSFQHEGYQPWIAQAARWAAGMK; translated from the coding sequence ATGACGGTTAAAACTTTACTCCTGGGAGATCAAGCTGAGGCTCCCTATCATCCTTTGGGGGCGGTACGTGAGACGCTGACGGCTCTGTTAGGGACGGATTATCAAGTGGAAGCCACGGAAGAGCGCGCCCGTTTGGCTGCGGACCGGCTCACCTTATCCGAATACGGTTTATGTATTTCCTATACGGACAGCTGGAAGCGAGTACCGCATGCCCGGGAGACGGCAGGGCTTATTCAATATGTGGCCGGAGGAGGAGGTCTGCTGGCGATTCATAACGGCATCTCGCTTCAGGCTGCTCCGGAGCTGGCGCAGCTGATCGGCGGCAAATTTACAGGACACCCCAAGTATACCGGGCTGGAGTTTCGCCCTACAGAGGCTGAACATCCGGCAAGCTCCGGTCTGAAGGGATTTACGATGGACGAGGAGCCCTATCGGTTCGAACTCGACCCGCTGGCTCAAATCGAAGTGCTGCTGACTTACAGCCATGAAGGACAAGATTGGCCGGCGGCCTGGGCTCGAAATTATGGTCTGGGCAGGGTGGTTTTCCTGATGCCCGGCCATCATCTCCCTTCCTTCCAGCATGAAGGATACCAGCCGTGGATTGCACAGGCCGCCCGGTGGGCGGCAGGAATGAAGTAA
- a CDS encoding AraC family transcriptional regulator yields MTVKPHKIAQHYIDAGQDIQFYYTGTEQCLPGHSWGPGIKDHYKILYIHSGQGIYRTPRETHRLSAGQAFLLTPGELCFYQADETDPWNYSWVAFNGSQAEHYLRQGGFTHEHPVISCSRDAEIRACLNHLFDANQQPYSNPLRVASALYAFLSILLEPDVHEAALPQKQQIHNDYVRQGICYIQRHYTQPITIENMASALGLHRKYIAQLFKASTGLPPQQYLTRYRMEKACELLSQTALSIKEIAFSVGYADQLLFSRMFKKTTGYSPTDFRMTKTAGQESI; encoded by the coding sequence ATGACCGTTAAACCGCATAAAATCGCTCAACATTACATAGACGCCGGCCAGGACATCCAGTTCTATTATACCGGTACAGAGCAGTGCCTCCCCGGCCATTCATGGGGACCCGGCATTAAGGATCATTATAAAATTCTGTACATCCACAGTGGACAAGGCATCTACCGAACGCCGCGGGAAACCCACCGGTTATCTGCCGGCCAAGCTTTCCTTCTGACCCCCGGAGAACTCTGTTTCTATCAGGCGGACGAAACCGACCCGTGGAATTATTCCTGGGTAGCCTTTAACGGCAGCCAGGCGGAGCATTATCTCCGGCAGGGGGGGTTCACCCATGAGCATCCAGTCATTTCCTGTTCCAGAGACGCTGAAATCCGGGCCTGCTTAAACCATTTGTTTGATGCCAACCAGCAGCCTTACAGCAACCCGCTGCGCGTGGCTTCCGCCCTGTACGCCTTTTTGTCGATTCTGCTGGAGCCTGACGTCCATGAGGCCGCACTGCCGCAGAAGCAGCAGATCCATAACGATTATGTCAGACAAGGCATCTGTTATATCCAGCGGCATTATACGCAGCCGATCACCATTGAGAATATGGCCTCTGCACTTGGCCTGCACCGCAAATACATCGCTCAGCTGTTCAAGGCCTCCACCGGCCTGCCTCCCCAGCAGTACCTGACCCGTTACCGGATGGAGAAAGCCTGCGAGCTGCTGTCCCAGACTGCACTGTCCATCAAGGAAATTGCCTTCTCCGTCGGCTATGCAGACCAGCTGCTATTCTCACGGATGTTCAAGAAAACGACCGGATACTCCCCCACGGATTTCCGCATGACAAAAACCGCCGGGCAAGAGAGCATCTAG